GCTGAACGATCTCGCGCGCGGCGTCGGGGGCGTCCCAGCCGGACGCGACGAGCGGTCCCGCGACGCAGCGACAGCGCATCCGCGCTGGCCAGCGGCTGCCGGTCTGGAAGCATGGCGGCGCGGCGGTAACAGGCCAAGCCGCCCGTAGCCGGGGGCGGACGCCCCCCGTGACAGCAGCGCGATCGAACTTCCAAGCCGAGGCGTCAGCCGCGCTGTTCCACGACGACGGCGGTCTCCTCGTCGCACAGCCCCCCGCACATGAACCGGGCCGGCAACTGCGGGAAGGCGCTGATGATCGACACCAGCAGGCTCGCGAAGTAGGGGACCGACTGGACCAGCAGCACGATGATCCACAGCAGCAGATCGAGCATGCCCGCACCGCTCTTCCAGGCAATCGTGCCTGCTGCCAGCCACAGGGCAAGCGCGAACAGCGTTTCCTCGCGGGCCGACATCAGGGCACGCCAGAGCGCGCTGGTCCGTTCCATCTTGGGTGTGCGCAGAAACGGTCGTGACCGGGTCACCAGTCCCAGCCAGATCGCGCGCGCGATGGTGTGCGACAGGGACAGGCCGGCGAGCGCAGCCGCCAGAGTCTGGCGCAGGGTGCCGACGATACGCACACCGCGATACAGATAGAAAACCTTCGCCATCTTGAAACAAAACAGCACCAGCGGAAGAATTGAGAAGATGATCAGCGGCGGATCGAGCGACAGCGGCTCGAACACCATGGCGAACGACCAGAACAGTGCCGCGAAGTTGAACAGCAGGTTGACCCCGTCTGCGATCCAGGGCAGCCAGCCGGCAATGAAGTGGTAGCGCTGCCCGGCGGTCAGCCTGCTCTTCACCAGGCCGAGCAGGTCGCCCGCATGGTGACGCATGATCTGCATCGAGCCATAGGCCCAGCGGAAGCGCTGGTTGCGGTAGCCGCTGAAGGTGTCCGGCATCAGGCCCTTGCCGTAACTGCGCGGGATGTACATTGCCTGGTGACCTTGACGCAGGATCAGCAGGCCGAGTTCGGCGTCCTCGGTGATGCACCACTCGCTCCAGCCACCGACTTCCTCCAGCGCCGTCCTGCGCACCAGTGTCATGGTGCCATGCTGGATGATCGCATTACGGTCATTGCGCGTGATCATGCCGATGTAGAAGAAGCCGCGGTACTCCGCGTAGGACATGGCCTTGAAGGCATTGTCGCCGGCATCGCGATAGTCCTGCGGCGCCTGCACGATGGCGATTCCTGGCTGCCCGAACTGCGGCATCAGGTCCCGCAGCCAGTTCGGGGCTACCACGTAATCGCTGTCGATTACCCCGATCACCTCGGCCTCGGGCGCGGTGTGCCGCAGCGCGAAGTTGAGCGCCCCCGATTTGAAGCCAGCCAGGGGATCGACGTGAAAGAAGCGGAAGCGCGGACCCAGCGCCTGACAATGCGCCTCCACCGGCTGCCAGACGGCCGGATCCTTGGTATTGTTGTCGATCACCAGCACTTCGAAGCGGGGATAATCCAGCCGCGCCAGCGCATCGAGCGTTTCGATCAGCATCTCCGGCGGCTCGTTATGCGCCGGCACGTGAATGGATACCAGCGGCAGGTCCGTGTCGTCGGCCGGCAGCGGTATGAACAGGCGCCGCCGCTCCCTGGCCCAGAGGGCCTCGGCCCATTCGTGCGCCTCCACCAGCACCACGATGATGACGCCGATCATGCCGATCAGCATCAGCACCCCGACCAGGATGGCGCTCCAGGAGAGGTACTGCTGCAGGTAGCGGTAGACGATGAGCACGGCCGCGGTGGCCATGACATAGGCCACGATGGCGAGGAAGCCGCGACCGCGCGAATTCAGCGAGATCGCATCCGTCAGCAGCAGGGTGAAGGTGATCATCGCGATCACCACGGAGATTCCAGCCAGCAGGCGCCACTCCGGTATTTCCACGATCGGTTCGGTGAAGGTGAACTTCGGTTTCCGCAGGACGTCGTAAACCCCCCAGTAGGCGCCGACCGCGCCTTCGACCTGCTTTTTCCAGGGCTGGTCGAAGGCTTCCATGACGTAGTAGATGTAGTTGTTCTCGGCGGCCACTTGCAGGAACCGGCGCAGGAACGTGGCCTCGTTGGCCTCCGAGGCCACGGCGCCGCCGCGGATCCGGCCGTTGCTGGGCCAGCCCACTTCCGAGATCACGATCGGTTTGCCGGGGTAAGCCGCCGCAAGCTCCCGGTAGCGGCGCACGACGTAGTCGACGGCCATATCCAGCGGTATGTTCTCCCAGTAGGGCAACAGGTGCACCGCGATATAATCGACATGGTTGACCAGTTCGGGATACTTGAGCCAGATATGCCAGGGTTCCGCGGTACTGACCGGTACATGCAGCTTGCCACGCACGTAATCCAGGTAGCCGGTTAGCTCCGCAAGCGGCAGGTCGTTGCGCAGCAGGGACTCGTTGCCAACGATGACCCGGACCACGTTGCGGCGATTCTTGTCAGCCACCTGCACCAGCTGCTCCACTTCCTTGCGGCTGCGCTCGCGACGGCCGTCGACCCACGCGCCCAGTGCCACGTTGAGGCCGTACTTGCGCGCCAGCGCGGGCACCTCGGCCAGCGCACCTTCGAGGGTATAGGTACGCACGGCATTGGTCTTGCCGGCCAGCAGGGCAAGGTCGGCGTCGATCTCCTCGACGGTCGGATTGATCTGCTTGAGCGGATCGTGGTGCAGCCGCATGGGCGAGAACGAGAATCCCTGGATGACCGCAGGCCATGCCGGCTCCTGCTCCGGGCGATTGAGCAGTGCCCACATGCTGACGGTGATGGCCGCGATTACCGCAGCGATTATGAGATTGGTCCGGGTCATCGTGCGCAGGAAACCTGCCGCTGGGCTATCCCGCAGTCAGGAAGCGATATTCTTGGTGGCGGGATGGTATCCCAAAGCGCAAGCAACTGTCGACAATTCCCCGGCTGGGGACCGCGAAATGACGCGGCTGGGGGAAGCGCCGCGACCCGGCTCGCCCCGGCAGCCGGCTTACTGCGGGTTTGGCAGGCGGCGGCCCGTTTGATCAAGTAGAATGTCTGCATGAGCGAGCACGCTTTCAGCGCGGCATGTGCGACAGGGCAGGACTGGCAGGCAGTGGTTGCAGCACTGCTGGCGGCTCCCGGCATGCAGCGCAACGGCGCAGGCCCGGGATTCATCTACGTGACCGATCCGCTGGCACCGGACCTCGCTGCCATCCTCGAGGCACTGCGCGCGGGCACGGGCGTGCGCGACTGGGTGGGGAGCGTCGGCAGCGCGATCTGCGCCACCGGCCGGGAGATCTACGACGTCCCGGCGGCCGCCGTCCTCGTCGCGGACTTCCCGCCGGACAGCTACCGCCTGATACCCGCAGGCATCCACGCCCTCACCGACATGCTGACGCGGCAACAGGCCTGGTTGCAACAGCGGCAGGTCCATTTTGGCGTGGTGCACGGTGATCCGCGCGACCGCCACATATCCCAGCTCGTCGACTCCCTGTCGGCCCAGCTCGACCCCGGCTTCCTGGTCGGTGGCCTGTCATCGGCAGCCAGCGACGACGCGCTGCTCCAGGTGGCCGGCGCTATCCAGCACGGCGGCCTGTCCGGCGTGCTGATGTCCACGGAGGTGGCT
The window above is part of the Pseudomonadota bacterium genome. Proteins encoded here:
- a CDS encoding glycosyltransferase, whose amino-acid sequence is MTRTNLIIAAVIAAITVSMWALLNRPEQEPAWPAVIQGFSFSPMRLHHDPLKQINPTVEEIDADLALLAGKTNAVRTYTLEGALAEVPALARKYGLNVALGAWVDGRRERSRKEVEQLVQVADKNRRNVVRVIVGNESLLRNDLPLAELTGYLDYVRGKLHVPVSTAEPWHIWLKYPELVNHVDYIAVHLLPYWENIPLDMAVDYVVRRYRELAAAYPGKPIVISEVGWPSNGRIRGGAVASEANEATFLRRFLQVAAENNYIYYVMEAFDQPWKKQVEGAVGAYWGVYDVLRKPKFTFTEPIVEIPEWRLLAGISVVIAMITFTLLLTDAISLNSRGRGFLAIVAYVMATAAVLIVYRYLQQYLSWSAILVGVLMLIGMIGVIIVVLVEAHEWAEALWARERRRLFIPLPADDTDLPLVSIHVPAHNEPPEMLIETLDALARLDYPRFEVLVIDNNTKDPAVWQPVEAHCQALGPRFRFFHVDPLAGFKSGALNFALRHTAPEAEVIGVIDSDYVVAPNWLRDLMPQFGQPGIAIVQAPQDYRDAGDNAFKAMSYAEYRGFFYIGMITRNDRNAIIQHGTMTLVRRTALEEVGGWSEWCITEDAELGLLILRQGHQAMYIPRSYGKGLMPDTFSGYRNQRFRWAYGSMQIMRHHAGDLLGLVKSRLTAGQRYHFIAGWLPWIADGVNLLFNFAALFWSFAMVFEPLSLDPPLIIFSILPLVLFCFKMAKVFYLYRGVRIVGTLRQTLAAALAGLSLSHTIARAIWLGLVTRSRPFLRTPKMERTSALWRALMSAREETLFALALWLAAGTIAWKSGAGMLDLLLWIIVLLVQSVPYFASLLVSIISAFPQLPARFMCGGLCDEETAVVVEQRG
- a CDS encoding FIST C-terminal domain-containing protein → MSEHAFSAACATGQDWQAVVAALLAAPGMQRNGAGPGFIYVTDPLAPDLAAILEALRAGTGVRDWVGSVGSAICATGREIYDVPAAAVLVADFPPDSYRLIPAGIHALTDMLTRQQAWLQQRQVHFGVVHGDPRDRHISQLVDSLSAQLDPGFLVGGLSSAASDDALLQVAGAIQHGGLSGVLMSTEVAVVSGLTQGCTPLPQRHVITKCQGNVLAELDHRPALDVFREDIGEVMARDLSRVAGYIFAGIPVPGSDTGDYLVRNLIGIDPHERLLAIGDNLEEDAALLFCRRDGAAARQDMQRMLDDLKRRAPGDIRGGLYFSCLGRGRHQFGEDSAELQMIRDTLGEFPLAGFFANGEISHNRLYGYTGVLTLFV